The following are encoded together in the Pseudidiomarina andamanensis genome:
- a CDS encoding acyl-CoA dehydrogenase C-terminal domain-containing protein, with protein MADYRVPREDMQFMLQDVFEVDKDWAQFGELAELDIDTVVAIIDEGAKLAETLIAPNARAADEEGVSFDNGTVTTPKGYKENFKQLAEGGWVGVTANPEFGGMGLPKSVSAQYEEMLCAADISFSLYPGLTAGAIMTIDQHADDTLKATYLEKMIAGQWTGSMCLTEPHAGTDLGIIRSKAVPNNDGSFAISGTKIFITGGEHDLAENIIHLVLAKLPDAPAGSKGISLFLVPKFLVDTDGNVSERNGVNCGSIEHKMGIHASATCVLNFDGAKGWLVGEPHKGLPAMFTMMNYERLGVGIQGLGAAARSYQNALDYAQDRIQGRGAKATRELDKEADPLIVHGDVRRMLLTMKAFVEGGRAFSTYVGQQLDIAKYAQEPQQKARAEALVQLLTPVAKAFLTDTGFEATVIGQQVFGGHGFIREWGQEQLVRDARIAQIYEGTNGIQALDLLGRKVAGSRGELLKPLLEDIQSLLAEPQVGLEKEYQQLAEATQLVDKVTRHVLERVTHDENIINSVAVEYLNLVGYVAFAYMWLRMAKVAQPLVDDRPYLASKVKTAKFYMARILPRIHGLIGAIEDGSESLYEHEVGEF; from the coding sequence ATGGCGGATTATCGTGTTCCACGTGAAGATATGCAGTTTATGCTGCAAGACGTTTTCGAAGTTGATAAAGATTGGGCGCAGTTTGGCGAGCTCGCGGAGTTAGATATTGACACCGTTGTTGCAATTATTGATGAAGGTGCAAAGCTCGCGGAGACATTGATAGCGCCGAACGCACGTGCCGCTGACGAAGAAGGCGTGTCATTTGATAATGGTACGGTGACCACTCCAAAAGGTTACAAAGAGAACTTTAAGCAACTTGCAGAAGGCGGGTGGGTCGGCGTTACTGCAAATCCAGAATTTGGCGGCATGGGATTACCAAAAAGCGTATCCGCTCAGTACGAAGAAATGCTATGCGCAGCGGATATTTCATTTTCTTTGTATCCAGGCCTGACGGCTGGCGCGATCATGACCATCGACCAGCACGCTGATGACACCTTAAAAGCAACTTATCTTGAGAAAATGATTGCTGGGCAGTGGACGGGTTCCATGTGTTTAACTGAACCACATGCCGGAACTGATTTAGGTATTATTCGCTCAAAAGCGGTGCCGAATAACGATGGCAGCTTTGCTATTTCGGGCACCAAAATCTTTATCACCGGCGGTGAGCATGATCTAGCCGAAAATATTATCCACTTAGTGCTTGCGAAGTTACCTGATGCGCCGGCGGGCAGTAAAGGTATCAGTTTGTTCTTGGTACCGAAGTTTCTCGTTGATACAGACGGAAACGTTTCTGAGCGTAACGGCGTTAACTGCGGCTCGATTGAACACAAAATGGGAATACATGCTTCAGCTACCTGTGTTCTTAACTTTGATGGCGCTAAGGGCTGGTTAGTCGGTGAGCCTCATAAAGGCCTCCCAGCCATGTTTACTATGATGAACTACGAACGTCTTGGGGTTGGTATTCAAGGCTTAGGAGCGGCTGCACGTTCGTATCAGAATGCTTTAGACTATGCGCAAGACCGTATTCAAGGGCGCGGTGCGAAAGCAACGCGTGAACTTGATAAAGAAGCTGATCCACTCATTGTACACGGTGATGTTCGTCGCATGTTGTTGACCATGAAAGCTTTTGTGGAAGGCGGTCGAGCATTTTCAACCTACGTTGGGCAGCAGCTAGATATTGCAAAATACGCCCAAGAGCCGCAGCAGAAGGCTCGAGCTGAAGCCTTGGTTCAATTACTTACGCCGGTAGCCAAAGCGTTTTTAACCGATACCGGTTTTGAAGCCACAGTGATTGGTCAGCAAGTATTTGGTGGCCACGGATTTATTCGTGAGTGGGGACAAGAGCAGCTAGTTCGAGACGCTCGTATTGCACAAATTTACGAGGGTACTAACGGTATTCAAGCGCTCGATTTACTCGGTCGTAAAGTTGCAGGTTCGCGCGGTGAGCTACTGAAACCATTACTAGAAGATATTCAATCATTATTGGCTGAGCCTCAGGTAGGTTTAGAAAAAGAGTATCAACAACTTGCGGAAGCGACACAGCTCGTTGATAAGGTTACCAGACACGTGCTTGAACGCGTTACTCACGATGAAAACATCATCAATAGCGTCGCCGTTGAGTACTTGAATTTGGTAGGTTATGTGGCATTTGCCTATATGTGGTTACGTATGGCAAAAGTAGCGCAACCATTAGTTGATGATCGCCCGTATTTGGCCAGTAAAGTGAAGACAGCGAAATTCTATATGGCTCGTATCTTACCGCGTATTCACGGCTTGATTGGTGCCATTGAGGACGGCAGTGAAAGTCTTTATGAACACGAAGTGGGCGAATTTTAG
- a CDS encoding general secretion pathway protein GspB, with protein MSSVLKALRNQQSPLLQQPGAIALQSAQQRTGALTKTLIVVAVVIVGAVVGWLISQQFIADAAHSKLSAQATEVSTTESTHYQMGSVVSITQPNWHIKEEAEPEVAEQQGDELISSAEQQADNSVLNENQAIDLNQISPEMLSAFESALGEQGENLSVVPALSQLSSSFQRSVPSFTYDGHQYSSRANSRWVELSGVRLFEGESYQGLTILTIAPAHVVLSKNDQAFQQPALEDWTKP; from the coding sequence ATGTCATCGGTACTTAAAGCGTTACGCAATCAACAATCGCCGCTGTTGCAGCAACCGGGCGCTATCGCTCTGCAGTCGGCGCAACAGCGCACAGGTGCACTCACCAAAACGTTGATTGTAGTCGCGGTCGTTATTGTTGGTGCTGTTGTTGGATGGCTTATCAGTCAGCAGTTTATCGCAGATGCAGCTCACTCGAAGCTATCAGCACAAGCAACTGAGGTATCGACGACCGAATCCACTCATTATCAAATGGGGTCTGTCGTATCGATTACTCAACCTAATTGGCATATTAAAGAAGAAGCCGAACCTGAGGTTGCCGAGCAACAAGGCGATGAACTAATCAGTTCGGCAGAGCAGCAGGCTGACAATTCAGTGTTGAACGAGAATCAAGCAATTGACCTCAATCAAATTTCGCCTGAAATGCTGAGCGCCTTTGAGAGTGCATTAGGTGAGCAAGGCGAAAATTTGAGTGTAGTACCAGCGTTGTCACAATTAAGCTCAAGCTTTCAGCGTTCAGTTCCAAGTTTCACTTACGATGGACATCAGTATTCATCGCGGGCCAATTCCCGCTGGGTTGAGCTTAGTGGCGTGCGCTTATTCGAAGGTGAGAGCTATCAGGGCTTAACCATTTTAACTATTGCGCCTGCTCATGTCGTGTTGTCAAAGAATGATCAAGCTTTTCAGCAACCCGCCTTAGAAGACTGGACAAAGCCATAA
- a CDS encoding ExeA family protein: protein MYLNYFGLHTAPFSIAPDPQFLYLSERHQEALAHLSYGLQGSGGFILLTGEVGTGKTTVSRALLEQLPEQTRTAFILNPMLNSDELLATLCDEFGIEYNKNQVTAKQLTDKLSQFLLEAHAQSHQCVVLIDEAQHLQPQVLEQLRLLTNLETNQHKLLRVILIGQPELQDLLRRRELRQLAQRITARYHLLPLQLADSERYINYRLQVAGAQRGLFDKKAVKKVHLASEGIPRRLNLLCDRALLAAYNEQQSVVTVRHIQTAVKELDGSSPQHEGKSGASWLQLIVAGAVVAGLAGVANWYWRQAEVVQPFIEPTTSQESGIELMAEAWKLPNPPRNQAFCEWIQSFELLCVGASARLDQILIPELPALLTLKDGGYQFVNNENASPNGDWTGEFVIVIAQPPGYFDADVEAEQSLYQQWLARQMLEHGAARQDDAIDQVRHVQQRAGVKATGQLDALTLAWLSANDNTSGPRIATSDKSEGR from the coding sequence ATGTATCTTAATTATTTTGGATTGCATACCGCACCATTTTCAATTGCACCCGATCCACAATTTTTATATTTGAGCGAGCGTCATCAAGAAGCGCTGGCGCACCTCAGCTATGGATTGCAGGGCAGCGGCGGGTTTATCTTGCTTACCGGCGAAGTGGGTACCGGTAAAACAACGGTTTCTCGAGCTCTATTGGAACAGCTACCTGAGCAAACTCGCACAGCATTTATTTTGAATCCGATGCTGAATTCAGATGAATTGTTGGCAACTCTGTGTGATGAATTTGGTATTGAATACAATAAAAACCAAGTAACAGCAAAGCAACTAACCGATAAGCTCAGTCAGTTTTTACTTGAGGCTCATGCCCAAAGTCATCAATGCGTCGTGTTAATTGATGAAGCCCAGCATTTACAGCCTCAGGTGCTTGAGCAATTACGGCTGCTAACCAATTTAGAAACGAATCAACACAAACTGTTGCGGGTGATTCTAATCGGTCAACCGGAACTTCAAGATTTACTGCGCCGTCGCGAACTACGTCAACTCGCCCAGCGCATTACTGCTCGTTACCATCTTTTGCCGCTGCAGTTAGCCGATTCCGAGCGGTATATAAACTATCGATTGCAGGTTGCGGGCGCGCAGCGTGGGCTGTTTGATAAAAAGGCTGTCAAAAAAGTACACCTCGCGAGCGAAGGAATTCCGCGGCGTCTCAATTTACTGTGCGATCGCGCCTTGTTAGCAGCTTATAACGAACAGCAATCAGTGGTCACGGTTCGCCACATTCAAACTGCGGTGAAAGAGTTAGATGGATCATCACCTCAACATGAAGGAAAGTCTGGGGCTAGTTGGCTGCAGTTAATCGTCGCTGGTGCTGTCGTCGCCGGGTTAGCCGGTGTGGCGAACTGGTATTGGCGTCAAGCTGAGGTGGTTCAACCCTTCATTGAACCGACGACTTCGCAAGAAAGTGGCATTGAGCTTATGGCAGAAGCTTGGAAGCTTCCAAACCCACCGCGAAATCAAGCTTTTTGTGAGTGGATTCAGTCGTTCGAATTACTGTGTGTGGGCGCGAGTGCGCGTTTGGATCAAATTCTGATTCCTGAGCTACCAGCGCTACTGACCTTGAAGGATGGTGGCTATCAATTTGTGAATAATGAGAATGCCTCCCCCAACGGCGACTGGACTGGTGAATTCGTCATCGTGATTGCGCAACCGCCGGGATACTTTGACGCCGATGTAGAGGCTGAGCAATCACTTTATCAACAGTGGCTAGCCAGACAAATGTTAGAGCACGGCGCCGCTCGACAAGACGATGCTATTGATCAGGTGCGTCATGTGCAGCAACGCGCGGGTGTGAAAGCGACTGGGCAACTGGATGCACTCACGCTTGCGTGGTTGAGCGCGAACGATAATACATCAGGGCCGCGAATAGCGACATCAGATAAATCGGAGGGGCGTTAA
- a CDS encoding multifunctional CCA tRNA nucleotidyl transferase/2'3'-cyclic phosphodiesterase/2'nucleotidase/phosphatase — MEVYLVGGAVRDQLLGKSVHERDYVVVGARPEEMLAQGFRQVGKDFPVFLHPQTGEEYALARTERKSGQGYTGFTVYAAPDVTLDDDLIRRDLTINAIAQSQDGQLFDPYGGLDDLKSRKLRHVSPAFAEDPLRVLRVARFAARFADDGFIVADETLTLMRKISLSGELQTLAAERVWRETEKAMATSAPYVFWQILKSCDALEPWYSEFKNSIDIEKLKIQMQQLSSKLNSHIAWALSCYRLPIAALNQLQERLKVPNLYSDIAIAARKVNWQLAQQIDATWAFQAIGKVDGWRRPQVVQELFVIWQALGMPQTDLERIQRAFTQAQKVKAGDVITTARQNGMELKGPAIGEAVGAQRLTAMRHNWH, encoded by the coding sequence GTGGAAGTTTATCTCGTCGGTGGTGCAGTTCGTGATCAACTCTTAGGTAAGTCCGTGCATGAGCGTGACTACGTGGTTGTTGGTGCGCGCCCGGAAGAGATGCTTGCGCAAGGTTTCCGACAAGTAGGAAAAGATTTCCCTGTATTTCTGCATCCGCAAACCGGCGAAGAATATGCGCTCGCTCGCACCGAACGTAAATCAGGTCAAGGTTACACAGGCTTCACTGTCTATGCGGCTCCCGATGTCACCTTAGACGATGATTTAATTCGTCGCGATTTAACGATTAATGCCATAGCGCAAAGCCAGGATGGACAGCTGTTCGACCCTTATGGCGGTCTCGATGATCTCAAGAGTCGAAAACTGCGTCATGTTTCGCCGGCATTTGCTGAAGACCCTTTACGAGTTCTTCGTGTTGCCCGCTTTGCTGCCCGTTTCGCTGACGATGGTTTTATCGTCGCCGACGAAACGTTAACGCTCATGCGTAAAATTAGTCTCAGCGGTGAACTTCAAACTCTCGCGGCAGAGCGTGTGTGGCGTGAAACTGAAAAAGCAATGGCGACCAGTGCACCCTATGTTTTTTGGCAGATATTAAAGTCGTGCGACGCACTTGAGCCTTGGTACAGCGAGTTTAAAAACTCAATTGATATCGAGAAACTTAAAATTCAAATGCAGCAGTTGAGCTCTAAGCTCAACAGTCATATTGCTTGGGCACTCAGTTGTTATCGGCTGCCTATCGCAGCACTTAATCAGCTTCAGGAGCGATTAAAAGTACCCAACTTATATAGCGATATTGCTATCGCTGCACGCAAAGTCAATTGGCAACTAGCGCAACAGATTGACGCGACATGGGCGTTTCAAGCCATTGGAAAAGTTGATGGTTGGCGTCGTCCGCAGGTTGTGCAAGAGCTGTTTGTTATTTGGCAAGCCTTAGGTATGCCGCAGACAGATCTTGAGCGCATCCAACGCGCATTTACACAAGCACAAAAGGTAAAAGCTGGTGATGTGATTACGACAGCTCGACAAAACGGTATGGAGCTGAAAGGCCCAGCTATTGGCGAGGCTGTTGGCGCACAGCGATTAACGGCAATGCGCCACAACTGGCATTAA